Sequence from the [Clostridium] scindens genome:
TCTTAAGGTGTGTATCGCAGAGATTACAGGGACTGAATTTGAAGTAATGTTCATTTCAGAAGACGATGACAAACTGGATGAGATCCAGAATATGGCCATTGAAGCCAGCCAGAAGAAAAAGACAAAGTCCGCAGCTGAAAAGGCAGGATTAAATCCCAAGTATACATTTGATACATTTGTAGTAGGAGGAAATAACAACTTTGCCCACGCTGCCTCCCTTGCTGTTGCAGAATCTCCTGGCGAAGTATACAATCCATTATTTCTATATGGAGGCGTAGGACTTGGCAAAACGCATCTTATGCATTCCATCGCTCACTTCATATTAGATAAGAATGCTAAAAAGAAGGTATTGTATATTACAAGCGAGACTTTTACCAATGAATTGATCGAGGCTCTTAAAAATGGAAGGACTGCAGGCAATGAATCCGCTATGTCAAAGTTCAGGGACAAGTACAGGAATAATGATGTCCTGCTTATTGATGATATCCAGTTTATTATAGGTAAAGAAAGTACCCAGGAAGAATTCTTCCATACTTTTAACCACCTCCACACTTCTGGAAAGCAGATCATTATCTCCAGCGATAAGCCCCCAAAAGATATTGAGACGCTGGAAGCAAGGCTTAGGACTCGTTTCGAGTGGGGCCTGATCGCAGATATATCTGCTCCTGATTATGAGACCAGGATGGCTATCCTGCAGAAGAAGATTGAATTAGACCACTTAGAAAAATATAACATTCCGCGCGACGTACTCCAGTACATCGCAGAAAATATCAAGACCAATATTCGTGAATTAGAGGGATCTCTCAATAAACTGATAGCCCTTTATAAACTGAATAACAACGATGTAATCGATATCTCTCTCGCATCAGAAGCTCTTAGGGATATTGTATCTTCACAGAATAACCGCAAAGTGACGCCTGAACTTATACTCGATATTGTATCAGATCATTTCGGCATCTCTATCGCAGACCTTAAAAGTAATAAAAGAAGCGCGGACATTGCCAATCCAAGACAGATTGCCATGTACCTCATCCGTACTATGACGGAGGTGCCCTTAAAAGGAATCGGCATTATTCTTGGAGGAAAAGATCATTCAACCGTAAAATACGGCGTGGAGAAGATTACTAATGAAATGAAAAGAAATGAAACACTTTCCAATACCATTAATATTATTAAAAAGAAAATAAATCCGGCATGATGTTAATAAAAATGTGGACAACTTATGGACAACTTATGGACAACTTATGGACAACTCTTGGATAACTTGTTCTCCGAGAAATAAAATCGTGAAAAAGGAAAACTTATCACCAGCACGTCCACATCTACATCCAATACAATCCACACAATTTTAAAAGTCGGAAACACTGATAAATAGAGGGGCGGAAGTAGTTTTCCTCTTTTCCACAGCCCCTAATAAGAATAAGACGGAAATATTTAATATAAAGATCTATTCCCGCTTTGCGAAAGGAGTTATACACATGAAAATAATTTGCAGCAAATCTAATCTTGTAAAAGGAGTAAGCATCGTATCCAAAGCTGTTCCTTCTAAAACAACCATGCCAATACTGGAATGTATTTTGATCGATGCTACTACCGACATCATCAAACTGACAGCAAACGATATGGAACTTGGAATTCAGACCGAGATCGAGGGACAGATCACGGAAAGAGGAATGATTGCTATCGATGCAAGAATCTTTTCCGAGATTGTACGCAAACTTCCTGACAATGAAGTGACCATTGAGACTGACAGCAATCTTCAGACGGTGATTACCTGTGAGAAGGCAAAGTTCGATATCGCGGGTAAGCCGGGAGAAGAATTCTCCTATCTTCCAATCATAGAGAAAGAGGAGTCTATAGAAATATCCCAGTTTACGTTGAAAGAAATTATCAGGCAGACTATATTTTCTATTGCTGATACGGAAAGCAATAAATTAATGACTGGAGAATTGTTCGAGATAAAAGATAATATCTTAAGAGTCATTTCATTGGACGGACATAGAATTTCCATCCGTAAGATCGAGTTAAAGGACCAGGTGACCGATAAAAAATTGATCGTTCCCGGAAAGACTTTGATTGAAGTCAGCAAGATATTATCCGGAGAGATTGAAAGCATGGTCAATATCTCTTATACCAATAATCATATTGTATTTGAATTTGACAATACCATTGTGGTCTCCAGACTAATTGAAGGAGAATATTTTAAGATTGACCAGATGCTTTCAAGCGATTACGAGACTAAAGTAAGAATTAACAAGAAAGAACTGCTCAACTGTATTGACAGGGCGACCCTTCTTGTCAAAGAAGGAGATAAAAAGCCGATTATCATTAACATTGGGGATGAACTTATGGAACTTAAGATCAAGTCCCAGGTTGGCTCCATGAATGAAGAAATATTTATCAGCAAAGAAGGAAAAGACCTGCTGATCGGATTCAACCCCAAGTTCCTTATTGACGCGCTGCGCGTAATCGATGATGAGGAAGTGACCTTATATCTGATGAATGCAAAGGCTCCGTGCTTTATCAAGGATGATGAAGAAAATTATATCTACCTGATATTGCCGGTAAATTTTAATGCGGTAGCATAGGGAGGCCTAGATGGAAGTAATTAAATTAAGAGATGACCACATTAAGCTTGGGCAGGCATTGAAGGCTGCCGGTCTTGTAGAATCAGGCGTAATGGCAAAAGAAGTAATCGTGGATGGCCAAGTAAGAGTCAATGGCGAGACAGATACGCGAAGAGGCCGCAAACTCTATGCAGGAGATATCGTAACTTTTAATGGGGAAGAAATAAGAATTGAAGATTGAGTCTTTAAAATTAAAGAATTTCAGAAATTATGATCTTTTAAAACTTGAATTTGATGAAGCCACCAATATATTTTATGGGGATAATGCCCAAGGCAAAACGAATATACTGGAGGCTGTATATCTGTCTGGCACCACCAAATCGCACAGGGGTGCAAAAGACAGGGACCTGATAAAGTTTGACCAGAATGAATCGCATATTGAAGCTATTGTCGAGCGAAACGGCATTAACTATCAGATTGATATGCATTTGAAAAAAAATAGCCCCAAAGGCATTGCGATCAATAAGATGCCTATCCGGAAAGCAAGCGAGTTATTTGGAATCGTGAACCTTGTATTTTTTTCCCCGGAAGATCTGAATATTATCAAGAATGGGCCTTCTGAACGACGAAGGTTTGTAGATCTGGAACTGTCCCAGCTTGATAAAGTATATCTGAATGACTTATCTAATTATAATCGGATTGTTAATCAAAGAAACCATTTATTAAAAGATATGGGATTCGGAAAACAGCAAGATCTAATGGATACTCTGGATATATGGGATTTGCAATTAATCCAATATGGTACTAGAATAATAGACAGAAGGAAAAAATTCGTGGAAGAAATAAACGAAATAATTTCTTCCATCCATAGAAAGTTGACTGGTGGAAAAGAGAACCTTCAGGTGATCTATGAACCAAGCAATGGAAGCCTTACATTGAAACAGGCGCTTGCCAGAAATCTGGAAAGGGATCTTAGGATTAAAAGCACGTCGGTCGGTCCGCACAGGGACGATATCTGCTTTATGGCAGGAGACCTCGATATCAGGCGTTATGGTTCCCAGGGACAGCAGAGGACGGCAGCCCTATCCTTAAAACTTTCTGAGATAGAACTAGTAAAACAGGCAATACACGATACGCCTGTTTTATTACTTGATGATGTATTGTCTGAACTTGACAAACACAGGCAAAACTATTTATTAGATAGTATTCATGATATACAGACGCTTATTACCTGCACGGGTGTAGACGAATTTGTAAATCATCGTTTTTCTATAAATAAAGTATTTCATGTCCAAAATGGGCAGGTAGCGAAAGAAAACTAGGAGGATTAGAATGGGTACAGAAAAAGTACAGCACGAATATGGTGCGGATGAAATTCAGATACTGGAAGGTCTGGAAGCTGTAAGAAAGCGTCCTGGCATGTATATCGGCAGTACTTCATCCCGCGGACTTCATCATCTGGTATATGAGATCGTTGATAATGCTGTGGATGAGGCATTGGCAGGATTCTGTGATACTATTTTGGTAAGTATTAATAAAGACAACTCTATAACGGTTGTTGATAACGGACGTGGAATTCCGGTTGGAATCAACCATAAGGCAGGACTTCCGGCAGTAGAAGTCGTATTTACCGTACTTCATGCAGGCGGAAAGTTTGGAGGAGGAGGCTACAAGGTATCCGGAGGCCTTCATGGCGTTGGAGCCTCTGTCGTAAATGCTTTGTCTGATTGGCTGGAAGTTGAGATATTTAGTGAAGGAAAGATATACAAGCAGCGTTATGAACGCGGAAAAGTGGCACAGAAACTGGCAGTCATTGGGGAATGCGAGCCGGATAAGACCGGTACTAAAGTTACATTCTTCCCAGATGACACTATTTTCGAGGAAACCGTGTTTGATTATGATATTCTCAAGCAGCGTTTCCGCGAGATGGCGTTCCTCACCAAGGGGCTGAAAATCATACTTAGGGATGAAAGACCGGAGGAAGAGCCAATTGAAAAGGTATTCCATTATGAAGGAGGAATCAAGCAGTTCGTTGAATATCTGAACCGCAGCAAGACTCCTTTGTACGAAGATATTATTTATTGCGAGGGAATGGCAAATGGCGTAGCGGTCGAGGTGGCAATGCAGCATAATGACTCCTACAGCGACAATACTTATGGATTTGTAAATAACATAACGACGCCGGAGGGGGGAACCCATATCGTTGGTTTCCGTAATGCATTGACAAAGACGTTTAATGACTATGCAAGGAAGAATAAGTTATTAAGGGACAACGAGCCAAATCTCTCAGGAGAAGATATTAGAGAAGGGCTTACCGCTATTATCAGCGTTAAGATCGAAGACCCGCAGTTCGAGGGACAGACGAAGCAGAAACTTGGCAATAGCGAGGCTAGAGGGGCTGTAGACAGCATCGTCAGCAATCAGCTGGTCGTATATCTGGAGCAGAACCCATCTATTGCTAAGATGACGATTGAGAAATCCGTCATGGCCCAGAGGGCAAGGGAGGCCGCAAGAAAGGCAAGGGATCTTACAAGAAGAAAATCAGCGCTCGACGGAATGTCTCTGCCGGGCAAGCTTGCAGACTGCTCGGATAAAGATCCGAAAAACTGCGAGATCTATATTGTTGAGGGAGATTCTGCCGGCGGCTCCGCAAAGACGGCAAGAGACCGTGCGACTCAGGCGATCCTTCCTCTTCGTGGAAAGATTTTGAACGTAGAAAAGGCAAGGCTTGACAAGATATATGGAAATGCGGAAATCAAGGCTATGATTACGGCATTTGGTACAGGTATACATGATGATTTTGATATCTCGAAACTTCGTTATCATAAGATTATCATTATGACGGATGCTGACGTGGATGGCGCGCATATCAGTACATTATTATTGACGTTCCTTTATCGTTTTATGCCTGA
This genomic interval carries:
- the dnaA gene encoding chromosomal replication initiator protein DnaA, whose amino-acid sequence is MNIVQEKWPEIIEHLRIEHELSNVSFTTWIQPLKVYDVIDNTVFILVNMNASVEYIEKKYLLPLKVCIAEITGTEFEVMFISEDDDKLDEIQNMAIEASQKKKTKSAAEKAGLNPKYTFDTFVVGGNNNFAHAASLAVAESPGEVYNPLFLYGGVGLGKTHLMHSIAHFILDKNAKKKVLYITSETFTNELIEALKNGRTAGNESAMSKFRDKYRNNDVLLIDDIQFIIGKESTQEEFFHTFNHLHTSGKQIIISSDKPPKDIETLEARLRTRFEWGLIADISAPDYETRMAILQKKIELDHLEKYNIPRDVLQYIAENIKTNIRELEGSLNKLIALYKLNNNDVIDISLASEALRDIVSSQNNRKVTPELILDIVSDHFGISIADLKSNKRSADIANPRQIAMYLIRTMTEVPLKGIGIILGGKDHSTVKYGVEKITNEMKRNETLSNTINIIKKKINPA
- the dnaN gene encoding DNA polymerase III subunit beta; its protein translation is MKIICSKSNLVKGVSIVSKAVPSKTTMPILECILIDATTDIIKLTANDMELGIQTEIEGQITERGMIAIDARIFSEIVRKLPDNEVTIETDSNLQTVITCEKAKFDIAGKPGEEFSYLPIIEKEESIEISQFTLKEIIRQTIFSIADTESNKLMTGELFEIKDNILRVISLDGHRISIRKIELKDQVTDKKLIVPGKTLIEVSKILSGEIESMVNISYTNNHIVFEFDNTIVVSRLIEGEYFKIDQMLSSDYETKVRINKKELLNCIDRATLLVKEGDKKPIIINIGDELMELKIKSQVGSMNEEIFISKEGKDLLIGFNPKFLIDALRVIDDEEVTLYLMNAKAPCFIKDDEENYIYLILPVNFNAVA
- a CDS encoding RNA-binding S4 domain-containing protein, with the protein product MEVIKLRDDHIKLGQALKAAGLVESGVMAKEVIVDGQVRVNGETDTRRGRKLYAGDIVTFNGEEIRIED
- the recF gene encoding DNA replication/repair protein RecF (All proteins in this family for which functions are known are DNA-binding proteins that assist the filamentation of RecA onto DNA for the initiation of recombination or recombinational repair.); its protein translation is MKIESLKLKNFRNYDLLKLEFDEATNIFYGDNAQGKTNILEAVYLSGTTKSHRGAKDRDLIKFDQNESHIEAIVERNGINYQIDMHLKKNSPKGIAINKMPIRKASELFGIVNLVFFSPEDLNIIKNGPSERRRFVDLELSQLDKVYLNDLSNYNRIVNQRNHLLKDMGFGKQQDLMDTLDIWDLQLIQYGTRIIDRRKKFVEEINEIISSIHRKLTGGKENLQVIYEPSNGSLTLKQALARNLERDLRIKSTSVGPHRDDICFMAGDLDIRRYGSQGQQRTAALSLKLSEIELVKQAIHDTPVLLLDDVLSELDKHRQNYLLDSIHDIQTLITCTGVDEFVNHRFSINKVFHVQNGQVAKEN
- the gyrB gene encoding DNA topoisomerase (ATP-hydrolyzing) subunit B, producing the protein MGTEKVQHEYGADEIQILEGLEAVRKRPGMYIGSTSSRGLHHLVYEIVDNAVDEALAGFCDTILVSINKDNSITVVDNGRGIPVGINHKAGLPAVEVVFTVLHAGGKFGGGGYKVSGGLHGVGASVVNALSDWLEVEIFSEGKIYKQRYERGKVAQKLAVIGECEPDKTGTKVTFFPDDTIFEETVFDYDILKQRFREMAFLTKGLKIILRDERPEEEPIEKVFHYEGGIKQFVEYLNRSKTPLYEDIIYCEGMANGVAVEVAMQHNDSYSDNTYGFVNNITTPEGGTHIVGFRNALTKTFNDYARKNKLLRDNEPNLSGEDIREGLTAIISVKIEDPQFEGQTKQKLGNSEARGAVDSIVSNQLVVYLEQNPSIAKMTIEKSVMAQRAREAARKARDLTRRKSALDGMSLPGKLADCSDKDPKNCEIYIVEGDSAGGSAKTARDRATQAILPLRGKILNVEKARLDKIYGNAEIKAMITAFGTGIHDDFDISKLRYHKIIIMTDADVDGAHISTLLLTFLYRFMPDLIKEGYVYLAQPPLYKLEKNKKVWYAYSDEELDGILTEVGRDGNNKIQRYKGLGEMDAEQLWDTTMDPEHRVLLRVTMDEESTSELDLTFTTLMGDKVEPRREFIEENAKYVKNLDV